A window of the Mesorhizobium sp. L-2-11 genome harbors these coding sequences:
- a CDS encoding Tn3 family transposase, with product MARRKLLKIQDRQELFDVPTDEDSLIRHYTLSPADRLEIAVRRRKHNQLGFAVQLCLMRYPGRTLMANEIPPRMMLHYIAEQLNAEPESFNSYARREPTRLEHVSHLLAYLGMRTAAAPDRRAALMSGIETAATTDKGSSIAKAIVTTMRERNVVLPTPDTIERIGLAARAIARRRAEAALISGFSAEQLQSLDDLLKVDPAIAQTRFHWLRSAPDAPGSSNLLAMMERLSFIRTLNIDPRLQGRIHSGRWDQMIREGDVTPAWLAADFNASRRRATIVAQVIKLGHKLTDDAVTMFIKLIGRLFSQANNRKKQRHAETRKETAKALRLFLDTISALQAANDNDEDAIETINRYVGWHRLLQVKPALEAMVENGDPDPLLVAVEQYANVRKYAALFLRTFAFRSARRNDPLLAAIETLKSLYEDGRRSLPDRVPVAHLGTTARKLIFSGSKPDRRLYEIATLAALRERLRSADVWVEGSRVFRPMDEHLMPRPAFTDLKDTDQLGLGVQRDGAQWLAQMQQLLDFNLKRLAHRARNGKLEGVRLEAGTLLVTPLASEVPAAAEELNLELNDMYPLVEVPDLLREVHEWTGFADQFTHVRTGDMPQNIAAMLAGTLADATNLGPKRMAGASKGISAHQIGWMRMFHARTETYRAAQASVTDAHARHPHALLWGNGTTASSDGQFFRASDRAAGRGDINLHYGSEPGTKFYSHLSDQYGYFSILPISPTESEAAYVLDGLFDHDTILDIEEHFTDTGGASDHVFALFALIGKRFAPRLRNLKDRKFHTFEKADTYPALADHIGVRINTALIMEYWDDLLHLAASIRARTVAPSTILKKLAASPNPSQLAKALRELGRIERSLFMIEWYSSPALRRRCQAGLNKGEAAHKLKRAVFFHERGEIRDRSFESQAFRASGLNLVVSAIVHWNTVYLSRAVTHLRQGGRNIPDALLKHVSPLSWEHINLTGIYAWDTAPDLPEGFRPLRLPGKMLLAA from the coding sequence ATGGCCCGGCGGAAGCTTCTCAAAATTCAGGATCGACAGGAGTTGTTCGACGTGCCGACCGATGAAGACAGCCTGATCCGTCACTATACCCTGTCTCCGGCCGATCGGCTGGAGATCGCAGTCCGGAGGCGCAAACATAACCAGCTTGGCTTTGCCGTTCAGCTTTGCCTGATGCGATATCCGGGTAGAACGCTCATGGCGAACGAAATACCGCCGAGGATGATGCTTCATTATATCGCTGAGCAACTGAACGCCGAACCGGAAAGCTTCAACTCCTATGCGAGGCGTGAGCCGACCCGGCTGGAGCACGTCTCGCACCTCCTCGCCTACCTTGGGATGAGAACCGCAGCAGCTCCGGACCGGCGGGCCGCCTTGATGTCGGGAATCGAAACGGCGGCGACGACCGACAAGGGGTCTTCGATTGCCAAGGCAATCGTCACCACCATGCGGGAACGCAATGTGGTGCTTCCCACGCCGGACACCATCGAGCGGATCGGGCTGGCGGCACGCGCCATAGCGCGACGGCGCGCGGAAGCGGCGTTGATTTCCGGCTTTTCCGCTGAGCAGCTCCAGAGCCTCGACGATTTGCTGAAGGTGGATCCGGCGATCGCACAGACGCGGTTCCATTGGCTACGATCTGCTCCGGACGCACCCGGCTCCAGCAACCTGCTCGCGATGATGGAAAGGCTCTCCTTCATTCGCACCCTCAATATCGATCCCCGCCTGCAAGGCCGCATCCATTCCGGGCGCTGGGACCAGATGATCCGGGAGGGCGATGTCACGCCGGCCTGGCTTGCCGCCGATTTCAACGCCAGCCGTCGGCGCGCGACGATCGTCGCCCAAGTCATCAAGCTCGGCCACAAGCTGACCGACGACGCGGTCACCATGTTCATAAAGCTGATCGGCAGGCTCTTTTCCCAGGCCAACAATCGCAAGAAGCAGCGCCATGCCGAAACGCGTAAAGAGACGGCGAAGGCGCTCCGGCTGTTTCTCGATACGATTTCCGCCCTTCAGGCCGCCAACGACAACGATGAGGATGCGATCGAGACGATCAACCGCTACGTCGGCTGGCATCGTCTGTTGCAGGTAAAGCCCGCTCTCGAAGCCATGGTGGAAAATGGAGATCCTGATCCATTGCTTGTGGCGGTGGAGCAATACGCGAACGTCCGCAAATATGCGGCGCTGTTTCTACGCACCTTCGCTTTCCGCTCGGCTCGCCGGAACGATCCCCTGCTTGCGGCGATTGAAACCCTCAAATCCCTCTACGAAGATGGGCGGCGCAGCCTTCCAGATCGGGTTCCGGTTGCCCATCTCGGCACGACGGCCCGCAAATTGATCTTCAGCGGATCAAAACCTGATCGTCGTCTCTACGAGATTGCCACGCTGGCGGCGTTGCGGGAGCGGCTTCGCTCAGCGGATGTCTGGGTCGAAGGCAGCAGGGTATTTCGCCCGATGGATGAGCATCTCATGCCGCGCCCTGCCTTCACCGATCTCAAAGATACCGACCAGCTCGGCCTCGGCGTCCAGCGCGACGGGGCGCAATGGCTCGCGCAAATGCAGCAATTGCTCGACTTCAATCTGAAACGCCTCGCACACCGCGCCCGGAACGGCAAGCTTGAGGGTGTCCGTCTAGAGGCCGGAACCCTGCTGGTGACGCCGCTGGCCAGCGAAGTTCCTGCCGCGGCCGAGGAACTGAATCTTGAGCTGAACGACATGTACCCGCTCGTCGAGGTGCCGGATCTTCTCAGAGAGGTGCATGAGTGGACGGGCTTTGCCGACCAGTTCACCCATGTGCGAACGGGCGACATGCCGCAAAACATCGCTGCTATGCTTGCCGGCACACTCGCGGACGCAACCAATCTCGGGCCGAAACGCATGGCGGGCGCATCGAAAGGGATCAGCGCCCATCAGATCGGCTGGATGCGCATGTTCCATGCCAGGACCGAAACTTATCGGGCGGCGCAGGCAAGCGTGACCGACGCCCATGCGCGTCATCCCCACGCTCTGCTCTGGGGAAATGGAACGACCGCGTCTTCCGACGGTCAGTTCTTCCGGGCCAGTGATCGTGCTGCAGGGCGCGGCGATATCAACCTCCACTATGGCAGCGAGCCAGGAACCAAATTCTACAGCCATCTCTCCGATCAGTACGGCTACTTCAGCATCCTGCCCATCAGTCCGACTGAAAGCGAGGCGGCCTATGTTCTGGACGGGCTGTTCGACCACGACACCATCCTCGACATCGAGGAACACTTCACCGACACGGGCGGCGCCAGCGACCATGTCTTTGCCCTCTTCGCCCTGATCGGCAAGCGCTTTGCGCCCCGACTGCGCAACCTCAAGGACCGGAAATTCCATACCTTCGAAAAAGCCGATACCTACCCGGCCCTCGCGGACCATATCGGCGTGCGGATCAATACCGCGCTCATCATGGAATATTGGGATGATCTGCTGCATCTGGCGGCGTCGATCCGTGCGCGTACCGTTGCACCCTCGACGATTCTCAAAAAGCTGGCTGCTTCGCCGAATCCGAGTCAGTTGGCCAAAGCCCTGCGGGAACTCGGCCGTATCGAGCGATCCTTGTTCATGATCGAGTGGTATTCCAGTCCGGCCTTGCGTCGGCGGTGCCAAGCCGGTCTCAACAAGGGCGAGGCAGCGCACAAGCTCAAGCGTGCCGTCTTCTTCCATGAGCGAGGCGAAATCCGCGACCGATCATTCGAAAGCCAGGCATTCCGCGCCTCTGGTCTCAATCTTGTCGTCAGCGCGATCGTCCACTGGAACACCGTCTATCTCAGCCGCGCCGTCACCCATCTGCGTCAGGGTGGCCGGAATATCCCCGACGCCTTGCTAAAGCACGTCTCGCCGCTGAGCTGGGAACACATCAATCTCACTGGCATCTATGCTTGGGACACGGCGCCGGACCTTCCGGAAGGCTTCAGGCCGCTCCGCTTGCCGGGGAAAATGCTCTTGGCGGCATGA
- a CDS encoding recombinase family protein: MPRTFAYVRVSTTGQTTENQIQEIQAAGFHIEPRRIVTETISGSIAIARRRGFIRLMDKLEAGDVLIVTKLDRLGRDAIDVSTTVGKLEELGVRVHCLALGGVDLASSAGKMTMNVINAVAQFERDLLIERTQSGLKRARSEGKTLGRPARLNETRKQDVLKGLANGLSVSALARKFQTSRQTIMRVRDDSSRSVRP; the protein is encoded by the coding sequence ATGCCACGCACCTTTGCCTACGTCCGTGTCTCCACGACCGGCCAAACGACTGAAAACCAGATCCAGGAAATCCAGGCCGCCGGGTTCCACATCGAGCCGCGCCGCATCGTCACCGAAACTATTTCCGGCAGTATCGCAATTGCGCGGCGCCGGGGCTTCATCCGGCTCATGGATAAGCTCGAAGCCGGGGATGTGCTCATCGTGACGAAGCTCGACCGTCTTGGTCGGGACGCCATCGATGTGAGCACCACAGTAGGAAAACTGGAGGAATTGGGTGTCCGGGTTCACTGCCTCGCTCTCGGTGGTGTCGATCTCGCAAGCTCCGCTGGCAAGATGACCATGAACGTCATCAATGCCGTCGCACAGTTCGAACGTGATCTGCTTATCGAACGCACGCAGTCTGGCCTCAAACGGGCAAGATCAGAAGGAAAGACCCTTGGCCGACCAGCGCGGCTCAACGAAACGCGGAAGCAAGATGTTCTTAAAGGGCTGGCCAACGGCCTGAGCGTTTCAGCTCTCGCCAGAAAGTTCCAAACCAGCCGACAGACCATCATGCGCGTCAGAGACGACAGTTCACGTTCCGTTCGACCTTAG
- the pmtA gene encoding phospholipid N-methyltransferase PmtA — protein sequence MVFRLKERLGKKLEEEVQFFKCWQKDKKGVGALMPTSIHAARRMASVVNPHSGLPVLELGAGTGVITRAILERGIKPHRLTSVEYSKDFYEGLVRRFPGVDFRLGNAFALEEILGERREKFDCVISAVPMLSFPMQQRLTLLEDLLARMPAGRPVIQITYGLLSPVLKMPDRYIVSHYDFVVRNVPPAQLWTYRRAV from the coding sequence ATGGTCTTTCGATTGAAAGAGCGCCTTGGCAAGAAACTTGAGGAAGAAGTGCAATTCTTCAAATGTTGGCAGAAGGATAAGAAAGGTGTGGGCGCACTCATGCCCACGTCGATCCATGCCGCGCGCCGCATGGCTAGTGTGGTCAACCCGCATTCTGGATTGCCGGTTTTGGAGCTTGGTGCCGGGACGGGTGTCATCACCAGGGCCATCCTGGAAAGAGGGATCAAACCGCATCGGTTGACTTCGGTCGAATATTCCAAGGATTTCTATGAAGGCCTGGTGCGACGCTTTCCAGGAGTGGATTTCCGCTTGGGCAATGCGTTTGCCCTGGAAGAAATTCTGGGGGAGCGCCGAGAAAAGTTCGATTGTGTCATAAGCGCAGTGCCGATGTTGAGCTTTCCGATGCAACAGCGTCTCACACTGCTCGAGGATTTGCTTGCACGAATGCCCGCCGGGCGACCTGTGATCCAAATCACCTACGGTCTTCTGTCACCGGTGCTCAAAATGCCCGACCGTTACATCGTTTCTCACTATGATTTCGTCGTTCGCAATGTTCCCCCCGCACAACTCTGGACCTATCGACGAGCAGTGTGA
- a CDS encoding ABC transporter substrate-binding protein produces MVLAVERFSRRRFGGFVTAFAVGLVASFSPLIAQAGSPDAGKLPTKIPAGTVLRIGDPETQRALELSGLINQLPFEVEWANISGGPQTIEAFRANALDVGSVADIPPIHATWTGLKVKIIAAKFRKDPVAHPIYQLGIAPGVEVKTLADLRGKRIAFSPGQAQGALVLRVLQAASLEKEDVDLIELPSKGDAYPVALSGKQVDVAPISGVLIKRYLRQYGADGAATIPHGLRDDPAHLYAPQAVLEDPAKAAALGEYVRYWALAARWVEEHPKEWIEGYYVATQGLNTEDGQYLVDADGQFDIPSDWNDVIVRQQATIDLLAKELNKPAIKAEDLFDRRFEAIATNALNAS; encoded by the coding sequence ATGGTGTTAGCTGTGGAGAGATTTTCAAGAAGGAGGTTTGGTGGGTTCGTGACCGCGTTCGCGGTAGGCTTGGTCGCTTCTTTCTCCCCCCTCATTGCCCAGGCAGGTAGTCCGGACGCTGGCAAACTGCCGACCAAAATCCCGGCGGGCACTGTGCTTCGTATCGGCGATCCCGAGACGCAAAGGGCGCTGGAATTATCGGGGCTGATCAATCAACTGCCGTTCGAGGTCGAATGGGCCAATATCAGCGGCGGTCCACAGACAATCGAAGCCTTTCGCGCCAACGCATTGGACGTCGGATCGGTTGCCGACATTCCACCCATCCACGCGACCTGGACGGGGCTCAAGGTCAAGATCATTGCCGCGAAGTTCCGCAAGGATCCGGTTGCGCATCCGATCTATCAACTCGGCATTGCACCGGGAGTCGAGGTCAAGACGCTCGCGGATTTGCGCGGCAAACGGATTGCTTTCAGCCCCGGTCAGGCACAAGGCGCGCTGGTGCTGAGGGTCCTGCAGGCCGCCAGCCTGGAAAAGGAGGATGTAGATCTCATCGAACTGCCCAGCAAAGGCGATGCCTATCCGGTGGCACTCTCCGGCAAGCAAGTCGACGTCGCGCCGATCTCGGGCGTCCTCATCAAGCGCTATCTGCGCCAGTATGGCGCCGACGGCGCTGCCACCATCCCGCACGGCTTGCGCGATGATCCAGCCCATCTCTATGCCCCACAAGCCGTGCTTGAGGACCCGGCCAAAGCAGCCGCTCTCGGCGAATATGTGCGCTACTGGGCGCTAGCCGCCCGTTGGGTGGAAGAGCATCCCAAGGAGTGGATCGAGGGCTACTACGTCGCCACCCAGGGCCTCAACACAGAAGATGGCCAGTATCTGGTCGACGCTGATGGTCAGTTCGACATCCCCTCGGACTGGAACGACGTGATCGTGCGCCAGCAGGCGACGATCGATCTCCTGGCCAAGGAATTGAACAAGCCCGCGATCAAGGCCGAGGACCTGTTCGACAGGCGCTTCGAGGCGATCGCCACAAACGCGCTGAACGCCTCCTGA
- a CDS encoding ABC transporter permease: MNAFSNTAAVAPNIPYPSDERVLISPAAEPRKTGTRRRLALGRTIPFGALIGPVLLLVIWSIGSIAGLIDPRTLPAPWSVVVTAIDLIAEGRLQHDLMTSAWRAAQGLVFGVLIGTILALISGLSRLGEAIIDGPVQIKRAIPTLALIPLLMLWFGIGEGMKVTAIALAVLIPIYIQTHSSLRSIDSRYVELAQTLRMGYGEFIREVILPGALPGFFLGLRFAVTYAWLSLVVVEQVNATSGIGYMIDLARNYGQTDIIIVGLVVYALLGLASDGIVRFFQERSLAWRRTLAD; encoded by the coding sequence ATGAACGCATTCTCCAACACCGCCGCAGTTGCCCCCAACATTCCCTACCCATCGGATGAAAGGGTGCTGATTTCGCCTGCGGCCGAGCCCCGCAAGACCGGGACGAGGCGTCGCTTGGCGCTTGGGCGAACGATCCCGTTTGGCGCGCTGATCGGGCCTGTACTTCTTCTTGTGATCTGGTCCATCGGCAGTATCGCCGGCCTGATCGATCCTAGAACGCTGCCGGCGCCTTGGTCGGTTGTCGTAACCGCCATCGATCTCATCGCCGAAGGGAGGCTTCAGCATGATTTGATGACGTCTGCCTGGCGGGCAGCACAGGGGCTGGTGTTCGGAGTGCTGATCGGGACCATCCTTGCTCTCATTTCAGGTTTGTCGCGGCTTGGCGAGGCCATCATCGACGGCCCCGTTCAGATCAAGCGGGCGATACCGACGCTCGCTCTGATCCCGCTGCTGATGCTGTGGTTCGGCATCGGCGAGGGCATGAAGGTGACGGCCATCGCGCTGGCTGTCCTGATCCCGATCTATATCCAGACCCACAGCAGCTTGCGCAGCATAGACAGCCGGTATGTCGAACTGGCCCAGACCTTGCGAATGGGCTACGGCGAATTCATCCGCGAGGTCATCCTGCCCGGCGCCCTTCCAGGGTTCTTCCTTGGCCTGCGTTTCGCGGTGACCTATGCCTGGCTGTCTCTGGTGGTGGTCGAACAGGTCAATGCCACCAGCGGCATCGGCTACATGATCGATCTCGCGCGCAACTACGGCCAGACCGACATCATCATCGTCGGCCTCGTCGTCTACGCATTGCTCGGTCTCGCCTCCGACGGCATCGTCCGCTTCTTCCAGGAAAGGTCGCTGGCATGGCGTCGCACCTTGGCGGATTGA
- a CDS encoding ABC transporter ATP-binding protein: protein MASHLGGLSGAPVVRVESLVRRFGPRTILDGLSLDIEKGGFVALLGRSGSGKSTLLRALADLDDKVSGSGLLETPDKKSVVFQDARLLPWKRVLENVVLGLDLPDAAERGRVALEEVGLSGRENAWPVELSGGEQQRVALARSLVRDPELLLADEPFGALDALTRLRMHDLLRQLCARHQPAVLLVTHDVDEAVMLADRVLVLDNGAIVADIAINVPTPRDHGDRRFGEIRSELLRHLGVETKPVLPV, encoded by the coding sequence ATGGCGTCGCACCTTGGCGGATTGAGCGGCGCGCCCGTGGTGCGGGTCGAAAGCCTTGTGAGACGTTTCGGGCCGCGAACGATCCTCGACGGCCTCAGCCTCGACATCGAGAAGGGGGGGTTCGTCGCCCTTCTCGGCCGTAGCGGGTCGGGCAAGAGTACATTGTTGCGCGCGCTCGCCGATCTCGATGACAAAGTCTCCGGCTCCGGCCTACTCGAAACACCCGACAAGAAATCGGTGGTGTTCCAGGATGCCCGACTGTTGCCATGGAAACGAGTGCTGGAGAATGTGGTTCTTGGCCTCGACCTGCCGGACGCCGCCGAACGCGGACGGGTAGCTCTCGAAGAGGTTGGCCTGAGCGGCCGAGAGAACGCGTGGCCGGTCGAACTCTCTGGTGGCGAGCAGCAGCGGGTGGCATTGGCGCGCTCGCTGGTTCGTGATCCTGAGCTGCTGCTAGCGGACGAGCCGTTTGGCGCGCTCGACGCGCTGACCCGCCTGCGCATGCACGATCTGCTGCGCCAGCTCTGCGCCCGTCACCAGCCGGCCGTCCTGCTGGTCACACATGACGTGGACGAAGCCGTGATGCTGGCGGACCGTGTTTTGGTGCTCGACAACGGCGCGATCGTCGCCGACATCGCAATCAATGTCCCCACGCCACGCGATCATGGCGATCGCCGGTTCGGCGAGATCCGCTCCGAACTTCTGCGTCATCTCGGCGTCGAGACAAAACCTGTGCTGCCCGTCTGA
- a CDS encoding RrF2 family transcriptional regulator — protein MLTRKGKSGLKALVHLAHLPTGQLAFVNDIATSNNIPKKFLDAILGELRNAGFVQSRKGKEGGYRLARPATDIKVGHVVRVLDGPLAPIPCASRTRYARCEDCDEATCQVRHMMLDVRHAIAEVLDNRSLAEMRDAANNDLAATLKHQA, from the coding sequence ATGCTCACCAGAAAAGGCAAGTCCGGCCTCAAGGCGCTGGTGCATCTCGCGCATCTGCCGACCGGACAACTCGCTTTCGTCAACGACATCGCGACCAGCAACAACATTCCGAAGAAGTTTCTCGACGCCATTCTCGGCGAGCTTCGCAATGCCGGCTTCGTACAGAGCCGGAAGGGAAAGGAAGGCGGATATCGCTTGGCGCGTCCAGCCACGGATATCAAGGTCGGCCATGTCGTGCGTGTTCTCGACGGGCCTCTCGCGCCCATCCCTTGTGCGAGCCGCACGCGCTACGCGCGTTGCGAAGATTGCGATGAGGCGACATGCCAAGTCCGTCACATGATGCTGGACGTGCGGCATGCAATCGCCGAAGTTCTGGACAACCGCAGTCTCGCCGAGATGCGGGACGCCGCGAACAACGATCTTGCCGCAACCTTGAAACATCAGGCCTGA
- a CDS encoding FAD/NAD(P)-binding protein encodes MTERSRSSIIIVGGGASGLILAGHLLRSPDPRLRVTIVEKRAAVGPGIAYSTLLPDHLLNVSAMGMSAVADDPEHFWRWLQDKGLAKEEDSPIYAPRSVYGLYLQELLVEIAEREQTRLRLVQEEGVLISPSPAGVELRLANGTSIVGHVAVLAAGHDEEPASEQDFAVRIGSAKDTPIDPDSRVVVLGTGLSMVDAWLTLEHRGHRGEIAAVSRRGLLPSPHQKGSPIRLDSADILLGTELSYFVGWFRELVRATEKAGGNWRDVVDGLRPYNQRIWQSWPVSAKRRFLEYTKAWWDIHRHRMAPEIHARVSEAVRSGRLRLIAGRVLDVHREGRTLTVNLQLRQSQAIENLEVAVAYDCTGIVKDVSTGSIAVVRSLTDRGLARPDPLRLGLDVTADCAIIDVDGAPSDKLFAIGPLTRGTFFDIDAIPDIRIQCARLAEHLAG; translated from the coding sequence ATGACGGAGCGCAGCCGCAGCTCCATCATCATTGTCGGCGGGGGCGCTAGCGGCCTCATCCTGGCTGGACATCTTCTGCGTTCTCCAGATCCGAGGCTGCGGGTCACGATTGTCGAAAAACGCGCAGCAGTCGGCCCTGGCATTGCCTATTCAACGTTGCTGCCGGATCACCTGCTCAATGTAAGCGCGATGGGCATGAGTGCGGTTGCGGACGACCCCGAGCATTTCTGGCGCTGGCTGCAAGACAAAGGACTGGCGAAGGAGGAAGACTCCCCAATCTATGCGCCGCGCAGTGTCTATGGCCTCTACCTCCAGGAGCTTCTCGTGGAAATCGCCGAGCGTGAACAGACCCGACTCCGTCTCGTTCAGGAAGAAGGCGTCTTGATCTCGCCCAGTCCCGCCGGCGTGGAACTGCGGCTGGCGAATGGAACGAGCATCGTCGGGCATGTCGCGGTGCTCGCGGCCGGGCATGACGAAGAGCCTGCATCGGAGCAGGACTTTGCAGTTCGCATCGGCTCGGCCAAAGACACACCTATCGATCCGGATTCCCGCGTGGTCGTTCTGGGCACCGGGCTCAGCATGGTCGACGCCTGGCTTACTTTGGAGCATCGCGGCCATCGCGGCGAAATCGCCGCCGTGTCCCGGCGCGGACTGTTGCCTTCGCCGCACCAAAAGGGCAGCCCGATTCGGCTGGACAGCGCAGATATCCTGCTCGGCACCGAGCTTTCCTACTTTGTCGGCTGGTTCCGCGAACTCGTCCGCGCAACCGAGAAGGCCGGCGGAAACTGGCGCGACGTAGTCGACGGACTAAGGCCCTACAATCAGCGCATCTGGCAAAGTTGGCCGGTGAGCGCAAAGCGCCGCTTTCTCGAATACACCAAGGCCTGGTGGGACATCCACCGGCATCGGATGGCGCCGGAGATCCACGCAAGAGTAAGCGAGGCGGTACGGTCGGGCCGGCTCAGGCTCATTGCCGGCCGGGTTCTGGATGTCCATCGGGAAGGTCGAACGCTGACGGTCAATCTGCAACTTCGGCAGTCGCAGGCGATAGAAAACCTGGAAGTCGCCGTCGCCTACGACTGCACCGGCATCGTCAAGGATGTCTCGACCGGATCGATCGCCGTCGTCCGCTCGCTGACCGATCGCGGGCTCGCGCGTCCGGACCCGCTTCGGCTCGGCCTCGACGTGACTGCGGACTGCGCGATAATCGATGTGGACGGCGCGCCCTCCGACAAGCTGTTCGCCATCGGTCCGCTCACCCGCGGCACATTCTTCGACATCGACGCCATCCCCGACATCCGGATCCAGTGCGCACGCTTGGCTGAGCACCTGGCTGGATAG